CCGGGCGTACTTCATGCGGCGTGGCGATTTGTTACCGGATTGCGGGCCACGTTAAACACTTCCGCTAAAAGGTCAGGATGAAAGCCCCCTTTCGCTTGACCCGCGTCTGGGGGTTTTTTGTGGCCTGACCCCTTTCAGGCCCGCGATGGAGTTTGAACATGTCCGACACATGGAATGCCCGCACCCGCGCTGTGCACGGTGGGGTCCGCCGCAGCCAGTATGGCGAGGTCAGCGAGGCGATCTTTCTGACCCAGGGTTTTGTCTATGACAGTGCCGAGGCCGCCGCGCAGCGGTTCGAGAAGGCGGGCGAGGACGAATTTATCTATGCCCGTTATGGCAACCCGACCGTGCGGATGTTCGAGGAACGCATGGCGCTGCTGGAAGGGGCCGAAGACGCCTTTGCCACAGCCTCCGGCATGGCGGCGGTGTCCGGCGCGCTGACCGCGATGCTGAAGGCGGGCGATCGGGTTGTGTCGGCCCGCGCGCTGTTCGGGTCCTGTCTCTATGTGCTGGAAGAGGTGCTGACCCGCTACGGGGTCGAGGTGGAATTTGTCGATGGTACCGACCTGGACGCGTGGGCCGCGGCCATCACGCCCGACACGACGGCGGTGTTCTTCGAATCCATCTCGAACCCGACGCTGGAAGTGGTGGACATTGCGGGGGTGTCGAAACTGGCCCACGCGGTCGGGGCGACTGTGCTGGTGGACAACGTCTTTGCCACGCCTGTCTTTTCCAATGCAATTGCGGATGGCGCGGATGTGGTGGTCTACTCCACCACCAAACATGTGGACGGGCAGGGCCGGGCGCTGGGCGGCGTGATCATGGGCCGCCAAGAGTTCATCCGCAAAACCGTTGAACCCTACATGAAGCACACGGGCGGTTCGATGTCGCCGTTCACCGCATGGGTGATGCTGAAAGGGTTGGAAACGCTGGACCTGCGGGTCAGGGCACAGGCGGCGACGGCGCTGCAACTGGCGCAGGCGTTACACGGGCACGCTGCCCTCGCGCGCGTGATCTATCCCGGCCATCCCAGCCACGCCCAGCACGACCTTGTCACCCGTCAGATGGGCGGGGCAGGGGGCACGGTGCTGTCGCTCGACCTGAAGGGCGGGCAGGCGGCGGCCTTCAAGTTTCTGAACGCACTGACAATTCCGGTGATTTCCAACAATCTGGGCGATGCGAAGTCCATTCTGACGCATCCGGCCACCACCACACACCAGCGGTTGCCGCAGGATCAAAAAGATACGTTGGGGATCACGCCAGGGCTGGTCCGCATGTCCGTGGGCATCGAGCATGGCGATGACCTGGTGGCGGATATCCTGCAAGCCTTGGAAAAAGCACAATAATGCACAATAACGGCGGATTGTTAAAAGACGCCCCGATCGCCCCCCTTTAGTCATCCATGTTGCAGGTTCACACGTAACCGTTAGC
The DNA window shown above is from uncultured Tateyamaria sp. and carries:
- the metZ gene encoding O-succinylhomoserine sulfhydrylase — its product is MSDTWNARTRAVHGGVRRSQYGEVSEAIFLTQGFVYDSAEAAAQRFEKAGEDEFIYARYGNPTVRMFEERMALLEGAEDAFATASGMAAVSGALTAMLKAGDRVVSARALFGSCLYVLEEVLTRYGVEVEFVDGTDLDAWAAAITPDTTAVFFESISNPTLEVVDIAGVSKLAHAVGATVLVDNVFATPVFSNAIADGADVVVYSTTKHVDGQGRALGGVIMGRQEFIRKTVEPYMKHTGGSMSPFTAWVMLKGLETLDLRVRAQAATALQLAQALHGHAALARVIYPGHPSHAQHDLVTRQMGGAGGTVLSLDLKGGQAAAFKFLNALTIPVISNNLGDAKSILTHPATTTHQRLPQDQKDTLGITPGLVRMSVGIEHGDDLVADILQALEKAQ